The nucleotide sequence AGGCAAGCAGGGTGCAGAGAAGTTTCAGCAGCAAAAGGAAAAAGTTCGGCAAGAGTTGTCTGGCAAATTGAAAGAAATCAAAGCACTCGATGAAGAGTTCAAGAAAAAGGAACAAATATGGAGTGCTGAAGTGAAAAAGCAAAAAGCTCAAGAGATCATGGCCAAAAGGATGGAATATGACCGCCTCGCCTACGACGCTAACCGTCAGCTCGACAAGCTGCAGCAAGAATTGCTCAATCCTATAAGGGATAAAATCTTCGACATTATAACCCGTATTGGCAAGGAAGAGGGCTACACCATGATCTGGGAAATGCGCCGGGCAGGCTTGGCCTATGCCCCAGCCTCTCTGGAACTCACAGACAGGATTATCAAAGAACTCAACGAGAGAGTGAAAAAGAGCAAATAGTA is from Deltaproteobacteria bacterium and encodes:
- a CDS encoding OmpH family outer membrane protein, with amino-acid sequence MKKYAAFLTIFLLFYGVGIASAAEVVKLGYFDMQTIIERSEIGKQGAEKFQQQKEKVRQELSGKLKEIKALDEEFKKKEQIWSAEVKKQKAQEIMAKRMEYDRLAYDANRQLDKLQQELLNPIRDKIFDIITRIGKEEGYTMIWEMRRAGLAYAPASLELTDRIIKELNERVKKSK